AACTGGGGCGTATGACCGCTTCGCTCGAAGACCCGCACGGTCAGGTCTTTGAATGCCGGACGGACACGGTCCCAGGACGACGGAGGCGCAACCAGGAAGTCGTAGCGCCCGAGGGCGAGAAACACGGGCCGTTCCAGGGCGTCGAGGGACTGCGTGATGTCGATGGCGGGAAAGACCTTGCCCCAAATGTGGTCGAAGACCTCGTTCAACTCGACCCCCTCCCACAGTGGGGTTGAATCGAACTTCGGGTCGAACCATATCTTCGCTCCATTGCGAATATAGGCGGTGATGAATCGTTCCGAGAGCGGCAAATGCGCCAATTCTTCATCAGGCAGGCGTTGGAGATTGGTCTCGAAGAGCGCCTTTCGTTCAGGAGAGACCGACTCGCGCCAGTACCGCGCCACCGCTTCCACGCTGTCGGCGCTGAGATCCGGGGCAATGCCAATCATGACCACGTGCGACACATGATCGGGGTAGCGCTTGCCGTATTCGAGCGCCATATAGCTGTGGCCCGAGTGGCCTATCACCATCACCCGCCCCAAGCCAAGCGCCTGGCGGGCTCGCTCTATGTCGTCGACCACAGTTTCCAGCTTGAAAGAAGCGGGATCGATAGTCGCCGGAGCCCGGGCAAAGCCGCGATGGTCGAGGAAGACCAGCCGGAGATGCTCCCGAAGCTGCTGCGAAAAGACACGGGGATAGTACCGCGCACTGCCGATGACGATAGCGGGTGGACCGCTGCCCTCGATCAGGTATTGAAGCGTGAAGCCGCCGGCGTCGATAGTCCCGCTCTCGCTGTTCATCGTTGCCTCCTGTCGTGCTTGGCCTGTCGCGTGCGATGCACAGTCCTTTATCCCTCATGCCCCTGTGAGACAAGGGCTGTAAGGATAAGGAACCCGTGCTGTTTACGAGACCGCTTC
The genomic region above belongs to Desulfurellaceae bacterium and contains:
- a CDS encoding alpha/beta hydrolase yields the protein MNSESGTIDAGGFTLQYLIEGSGPPAIVIGSARYYPRVFSQQLREHLRLVFLDHRGFARAPATIDPASFKLETVVDDIERARQALGLGRVMVIGHSGHSYMALEYGKRYPDHVSHVVMIGIAPDLSADSVEAVARYWRESVSPERKALFETNLQRLPDEELAHLPLSERFITAYIRNGAKIWFDPKFDSTPLWEGVELNEVFDHIWGKVFPAIDITQSLDALERPVFLALGRYDFLVAPPSSWDRVRPAFKDLTVRVFERSGHTPQFEEAGLFDAELLGWLKSKP